The window CAAATTCATCAGCAAAACATCGGATCCGGCGCCCTGCAGGGCTGTCACGCCATCGTCTATTGCAGCGCGAAAATCATCCGGATCGACCGATTTGACGGCATCGACGGTTCCGGTCTGCCAGATAACCAGGGTCGGCTTGCGGTCTTTTGCAAGCTTTTCGAGCCCCTCGGCCGCCTCCGCCGCGGTCTTCTTGACCTGGATGTCGGTCGAGACGTTGACCGTCACGCCGGTCAGCTTCTCGCGGAGCGCCTTCTCGAGCCGTGCGGGATAGGACGTGCTCAATCCGTCCGGCCCGGCCAGCACCGACGAGCCGCTTCCGACCACCAGGATGTCGAGCCGCTGCCGGGTCTTGATGGCGTCAGCGACTTTGGTCAGCGGGTTCTCGCTGGCGAGCAGGTAGGCTGGCACCTCGCAGTCGTTAGGGCCCCCGGCCTGGGCCTCCTGAGACGCCGCGGGTGGAACCTTGGTTTCCGGTTGTGAAGGCTGAGCCTTCAACTCCTGCGGTAGCGAGGGATCCTGCATTGCCGGCGCCGAGACCGGCGCTTTGGCATCTTCGGCGCGCGCCGACCCGCCGGCCACAAGGCCCGCGAGCAGCATCATAACCTTGATGCTGGAGCTGATTGTCACAACTCCCCTCCTGCCATATCGGCGTTTGCACCCGAGGCCTTCGCGCGCGCACCGCTCTTGTCGGCGACCCGCTTGTACCACGAAAACAGCCACGCCGCGGTGGACATCACGACAACTCCGGTCACGCTGATGGTGAAGTGCATCCATGCACCACCTGCAACCTCGGCCAGCACGAAATGGCCGGCAAACGCCAGAAACACGCCGAGACAGAAAATCTCAAGCGAATGCTGACCGCAAAGCACAAGTGGACGCAGC is drawn from Bradyrhizobium prioriisuperbiae and contains these coding sequences:
- a CDS encoding SGNH/GDSL hydrolase family protein; translated protein: MTISSSIKVMMLLAGLVAGGSARAEDAKAPVSAPAMQDPSLPQELKAQPSQPETKVPPAASQEAQAGGPNDCEVPAYLLASENPLTKVADAIKTRQRLDILVVGSGSSVLAGPDGLSTSYPARLEKALREKLTGVTVNVSTDIQVKKTAAEAAEGLEKLAKDRKPTLVIWQTGTVDAVKSVDPDDFRAAIDDGVTALQGAGSDVLLMNLQYSPRMETMITVAPYLDNMRVGAQEHNVPLFDRFAIMRHWNESGLFDLFNTHHGFGLAKRVHECLGQTLAAFVIEAAHVNTAELRIQR